The proteins below are encoded in one region of Hordeum vulgare subsp. vulgare chromosome 3H, MorexV3_pseudomolecules_assembly, whole genome shotgun sequence:
- the LOC123440349 gene encoding peroxidase 56-like — protein MALDVLLRLLVLAAVVSAMLVPGHADPAGAGLAVGFYDKTCPAAEELVLEEMRHIVHEDRTLGPALLRLLFHDCFVRGCDGSIMLKSRSKKGERDAMPMSYSLRGFDEVERIKAKLEDECPLTVSCADIIIMAARDAVYLTNGPRFPVETGRRDGKVSTCYDAENDLAPPNANIVDLKTYFSVKNLSWKDLVVLSGSHTIGRAQCAAFAPDRLYNNSGKGVQDPTLDKAYAPELRERCEPGNKKDETLVDMDPKSPYEFDLSYYRDLYSNRALFVSDQALLDDKWTRDYVARMAAAESTEEYFRDYAAAMINMGRMEVLTGADGEIRKICSAYVD, from the exons ATGGCATTGGACGTGCTCCTCAGGCTGCTGGTCCTCGCGGCCGTCGTGAGCGCCATGCTGGTGCCGGGCCACGCAGATCCCGCCGGCGCCGGGCTCGCCGTCGGGTTCTACGACAAGACTTGCCCGGCCGCGGAGGAGCTGGTGCTCGAGGAGATGCGGCACATCGTCCACGAGGACAGGACCCTCGGCCCGGCGCTGCTCCGGCTTCTCTTCCACGACTGCTTCGTCAGG GGGTGCGACGGGTCGATCATGCTGAAATCGAGGAGCAAGAAGGGGGAGAGAGACGCCATGCCGATGAGCTACAGCCTCCGCGGCTTCGACGAGGTCGAGAGGATCAAGGCCAAGCTGGAGGACGAGTGCCCGCTCACCGTGTCGTGCGCAGACATCATCATCATGGCCGCGCGGGACGCCGTGTACCTG ACCAACGGGCCACGGTTCCCGGTGGAGACCGGACGCCGGGACGGCAAGGTGTCGACATGCTACGACGCCGAGAACGACCTGGCGCCGCCGAACGCCAACATTGTGGACCTAAAGACCTACTTCAGCGTGAAGAACCTGTCGTGGAAGGACCTCGTGGTGCTGTCAGGGAGCCACACGATCGGGAGGGCGCAGTGCGCCGCGTTCGCGCCGGACCGGCTCTACAACAACAGCGGCAAAGGGGTGCAGGACCCGACGCTGGACAAGGCGTACGCCCCGGAGCTGCGGGAGAGGTGCGAGCCAGGCAACAAGAAGGACGAAACGCTGGTGGACATGGACCCCAAGAGCCCCTACGAGTTCGACCTCAGCTACTACCGGGACTTGTACAGCAACAGGGCCCTGTTCGTCTCCGACCAGGCGCTGCTCGACGACAAGTGGACGAGAGACTACGTGGCGAGGATGGCGGCGGCGGAGTCGACGGAGGAGTACTTCAGGGACTACGCCGCCGCCATGATCAACATGGGCAGGATGGAGGTGCTCACCGGAGCCGACGGGGAGATCAGGAAAATCTGCAGCGCGTACGTTGACTAA